Proteins from a genomic interval of Flammeovirgaceae bacterium SG7u.111:
- a CDS encoding oxidoreductase, with translation MSKIKISLLLALTFQSLLLFGQTISWEIQDSGNKASIRGISAVNKKVCWLSGSGGTVAKTVDGGKTWVNLKVPNADSLDFRDIEAFSAKEAIIMSVGNGANSRIMKTVDGGATWKEVFVNKEAEGFFDGIAFWDKKHGILMGDPINGKLYILKTDDAGETWTQVPEKDAPAVAEGEFAFAASGSHIAVFGESQAWIGTGGSKARVFYSTDGGLTWNVTPTEIIQGESSTGLFSVDFKSATYGVGVGGDYTKEKEGKDNITLTTDGGKSWELVKDAGVNYCSSVRFVGDYVIATGPETSYYSADAGKTWTQFSEVGYHTLSIGNSPKAVWAAGRDGKVGKLIIK, from the coding sequence ATGAGCAAAATTAAAATTTCGCTGCTGCTAGCGCTTACCTTCCAATCCCTCCTTCTTTTTGGGCAAACTATTTCTTGGGAAATTCAAGATAGTGGCAACAAGGCTTCCATTCGTGGAATTTCCGCGGTGAACAAAAAAGTTTGCTGGCTTAGCGGAAGCGGAGGAACGGTAGCAAAAACAGTAGACGGTGGCAAAACTTGGGTAAACCTAAAAGTCCCCAACGCAGATTCCCTCGACTTCCGAGACATCGAAGCTTTTAGCGCCAAAGAAGCAATTATCATGAGCGTAGGCAACGGAGCTAACTCCCGAATCATGAAAACAGTGGATGGAGGAGCGACGTGGAAAGAGGTTTTTGTGAACAAAGAAGCTGAAGGTTTTTTCGATGGTATTGCCTTTTGGGATAAAAAACACGGAATTTTGATGGGCGACCCGATCAATGGAAAACTCTACATCCTCAAAACGGACGATGCTGGGGAAACATGGACGCAAGTTCCCGAAAAAGACGCACCAGCGGTAGCAGAAGGGGAATTTGCCTTTGCCGCAAGCGGAAGCCACATCGCTGTTTTTGGCGAAAGCCAAGCGTGGATAGGCACAGGCGGAAGCAAAGCCCGCGTGTTTTACTCCACCGACGGTGGTCTTACTTGGAACGTAACCCCAACTGAAATCATCCAAGGAGAATCTTCTACAGGCCTTTTCTCTGTGGACTTCAAATCAGCTACTTATGGAGTGGGTGTTGGTGGGGATTATACCAAAGAAAAAGAAGGAAAAGACAACATCACCCTCACTACCGATGGCGGGAAAAGTTGGGAATTGGTGAAAGATGCCGGGGTAAATTACTGTTCTTCTGTCCGCTTTGTGGGCGACTATGTGATTGCCACAGGCCCTGAAACTTCTTACTATTCCGCAGATGCGGGGAAAACGTGGACGCAATTCAGCGAAGTTGGTTACCATACCCTGAGCATCGGCAACTCGCCCAAAGCAGTTTGGGCAGCGGGCAGAGATGGAAAAGTGGGTAAATTGATCATCAAATAA
- a CDS encoding 4-hydroxyproline epimerase gives MARKSFYCIDGHTCGSPVRLVAGGGPLLEGKNMSEKRQHFLKEYDWIRKGLMFEPRGHDMMSGSILYPPSNPENDIAVLFIETSGCLPMCGHGTIGTITSGIEEGLISPKIPGKIKLETPAGLIKIEYKQEGKKVKSVKLTNVPAYLAAENITVECPGLGVLTVDVSFGGNFYAIVDPQENFEGIQAHTADSLIQWSRKIRTLINKQHTFTHPLDSTINGLSHILWTGETLSEDATARNAVFYGDKAIDRSPCGTGTSARLAQWYAKGKLKIGEPFIHESIIGSKFIGRVEAETKIGDIDAIIPSIEGWAMVTGYNHIIIDDDDPYAHGFQVI, from the coding sequence ATGGCAAGAAAATCCTTTTACTGCATTGATGGCCACACTTGTGGCAGTCCAGTGCGACTAGTGGCCGGAGGAGGCCCATTGCTCGAAGGAAAAAACATGAGCGAAAAGCGCCAGCATTTTCTTAAAGAATATGACTGGATACGCAAAGGGTTAATGTTTGAACCTCGAGGGCACGACATGATGTCGGGAAGCATTTTGTATCCTCCTTCTAATCCTGAAAATGATATTGCTGTTCTTTTTATTGAAACCAGTGGCTGCCTTCCCATGTGTGGGCATGGCACCATCGGGACTATTACCTCGGGAATAGAGGAAGGGTTGATCTCTCCCAAAATACCGGGTAAAATTAAGTTGGAAACACCTGCTGGCTTGATAAAAATTGAGTACAAGCAAGAAGGGAAAAAAGTAAAATCCGTAAAGCTTACGAATGTTCCAGCCTATTTGGCTGCGGAAAATATTACCGTGGAGTGTCCGGGTCTTGGCGTTCTTACGGTCGATGTATCATTTGGCGGGAATTTTTACGCCATTGTCGATCCGCAAGAAAACTTTGAAGGCATTCAAGCACATACCGCTGATTCCCTGATCCAGTGGAGCAGGAAAATCAGAACCTTGATAAACAAACAACACACTTTCACACATCCTTTGGACAGTACCATCAATGGGCTCAGCCACATTCTTTGGACGGGAGAAACCCTTTCCGAAGATGCAACTGCTAGAAATGCCGTATTCTACGGGGATAAAGCGATCGATCGCTCTCCCTGTGGAACTGGCACTTCGGCAAGGCTGGCCCAATGGTACGCTAAAGGAAAACTAAAAATTGGTGAACCTTTTATTCATGAAAGCATCATCGGTTCTAAATTTATTGGCCGAGTGGAAGCCGAAACAAAAATTGGCGATATCGATGCCATCATCCCAAGCATAGAAGGCTGGGCGATGGTCACCGGGTATAACCACATCATCATAGATGACGACGATCCGTATGCACATGGTTTTCAAGTGATTTAA
- a CDS encoding aminopeptidase P family protein codes for MFDKEIYIQRREVLKQKVGSGLILLLGNEESSMNYKDNCYSFRQDSSFLYYFGLDKPGFVGIIDVDKNEEVIFGNDLTIDDIVWTGPLPTMAELVASVGVKSTFPYAKIAETLQKALAAKQVIHILPPYRPENTIKLSQWLGCGLEEVASKVSTTLIKAVVAQRSIKSSEEVDEIEKAVEVSNQMHLELMKQTKIGQKEVELVGKLRGVAISAGGDVGYPIILTKNGQTLHNHFHDNIIKENDMVLCDAGAATGMHYTGDLTRTVPAGKKFTPRQKELYNIVLNSFKAAVAALKPGVLFKDVHLLACETLADGLKEVGLMKGDTKEAVAAGAHAMFFQCGLGHMMGLDVHDMEDLGEQYVGYTEELKKSTQFGLKSLRLGKALEEGFVITVEPGIYIIPELIDLWKSENKFTEYLNYEKLEEYRDFGGIRVEDDFLITESGYRKLGGHLPLEVEEIEAIRAGSF; via the coding sequence ATGTTTGACAAAGAAATCTATATTCAACGAAGAGAAGTCTTAAAACAAAAAGTCGGTTCTGGACTCATTTTGCTGCTTGGCAATGAAGAAAGCAGCATGAACTACAAAGACAATTGCTACTCTTTCAGGCAAGACAGCTCATTTCTTTACTACTTTGGCTTGGACAAGCCTGGGTTCGTCGGCATCATCGATGTAGACAAAAACGAAGAAGTGATTTTTGGAAATGACCTTACCATAGACGATATCGTATGGACGGGGCCATTGCCCACCATGGCCGAACTTGTTGCTTCTGTGGGTGTCAAGTCAACTTTCCCTTACGCCAAAATTGCGGAAACTCTTCAAAAAGCCTTGGCGGCAAAGCAAGTTATTCACATCCTTCCCCCTTACCGCCCAGAAAACACTATCAAACTCAGCCAATGGCTTGGCTGCGGACTTGAAGAGGTAGCCTCAAAAGTTTCTACTACACTCATAAAAGCCGTTGTAGCACAGCGCTCTATCAAAAGCTCCGAAGAAGTTGACGAGATAGAAAAAGCAGTAGAAGTTTCCAATCAAATGCATTTGGAGCTGATGAAGCAGACCAAAATTGGGCAAAAAGAAGTGGAACTAGTAGGCAAGCTCCGAGGAGTGGCCATCAGCGCAGGTGGAGATGTTGGCTATCCAATCATTCTTACCAAAAATGGCCAAACGCTGCACAACCATTTTCATGACAATATCATTAAGGAAAATGACATGGTGCTTTGCGATGCTGGCGCTGCAACAGGGATGCACTACACGGGCGATTTGACACGGACAGTTCCTGCGGGGAAAAAATTCACTCCTCGCCAAAAAGAGCTATATAATATCGTATTAAACTCTTTCAAAGCGGCTGTAGCTGCACTGAAGCCCGGCGTACTTTTTAAAGATGTTCACCTCTTGGCTTGCGAAACCTTGGCCGACGGCTTGAAAGAAGTTGGGCTGATGAAAGGTGATACCAAAGAAGCTGTGGCCGCAGGCGCTCATGCCATGTTTTTCCAATGCGGCTTGGGCCACATGATGGGGCTGGATGTCCACGACATGGAAGATTTGGGCGAGCAATATGTAGGCTACACGGAAGAATTGAAAAAAAGCACACAGTTCGGCTTGAAATCCTTACGCTTGGGAAAAGCCTTGGAAGAGGGATTTGTGATTACCGTAGAACCGGGCATTTACATCATCCCTGAGCTGATCGACTTGTGGAAATCCGAAAATAAATTCACAGAATACCTCAACTACGAAAAGCTGGAAGAATACCGAGACTTCGGAGGTATCCGAGTTGAAGATGATTTCTTGATCACGGAAAGTGGTTACAGAAAACTAGGCGGCCACTTGCCTTTGGAAGTGGAGGAAATCGAAGCAATTCGTGCGGGCAGCTTTTAA
- a CDS encoding dihydrodipicolinate synthase family protein, whose protein sequence is MKVNWKGIYPAITTKFTDDDKIDYVAFEKSVQAQLEAGIEGVILGGTLGEASSLSESEKCDLIKATVEMVDGKVPVILNIAEQATKVAIYQAELAEKFGASGLMMLPPMRYKATDRETVHYFKSIAKSTELPIMIYNNPTDYKIMVTLDMYEELAECDNIQAIKESTRDISNVTRVINKFGDRFSVMGGIDTLALESLYLGATGWVGGLVCAFPKETVAIYKLFKAGRHEEAVKIYRWFLPLLELDLSPQLVQNIKLAEVYTGIGTENVREPRLPLAGKEREAVVKIIEDSLAIRPELPDYLNL, encoded by the coding sequence ATGAAAGTCAATTGGAAAGGTATATATCCGGCAATTACAACAAAGTTTACTGATGATGACAAGATCGACTATGTAGCCTTTGAAAAAAGCGTTCAGGCACAATTAGAAGCAGGCATCGAAGGCGTGATCTTGGGAGGAACGTTGGGTGAGGCTAGCTCTCTTTCAGAAAGTGAAAAATGTGACCTTATTAAGGCAACGGTAGAGATGGTGGATGGTAAAGTTCCCGTCATCCTCAACATTGCTGAGCAGGCTACAAAAGTAGCAATCTATCAAGCGGAATTAGCTGAAAAATTTGGTGCTAGTGGTTTGATGATGTTGCCCCCTATGCGCTACAAAGCTACGGACAGGGAAACGGTACATTATTTCAAATCTATTGCCAAGTCAACGGAGTTGCCGATCATGATTTACAACAATCCAACTGACTACAAAATCATGGTTACGCTCGACATGTACGAAGAGCTTGCCGAATGTGACAACATCCAAGCGATAAAAGAATCTACCAGAGATATTTCCAATGTAACCAGGGTTATCAACAAGTTTGGCGACAGGTTCAGCGTGATGGGCGGAATTGATACGCTTGCGCTCGAAAGCCTTTACCTTGGAGCAACTGGCTGGGTAGGCGGCCTTGTTTGCGCATTCCCGAAAGAAACCGTAGCCATTTATAAATTATTCAAAGCAGGAAGGCACGAAGAAGCAGTAAAAATCTACCGTTGGTTCTTGCCATTGCTAGAGCTTGACCTTAGTCCTCAGTTGGTTCAAAACATCAAATTGGCAGAAGTTTATACAGGCATCGGTACTGAAAATGTACGTGAGCCACGTTTGCCTTTGGCTGGAAAAGAACGCGAAGCTGTAGTAAAAATAATTGAAGATAGCCTTGCTATCAGGCCTGAACTTCCTGATTACCTTAATCTTTAA
- a CDS encoding aldehyde dehydrogenase (NADP(+)), which produces MIHGKNRIGFELSGIKTQATDTIQVEGAEFFPATSTDISLAIEKSTKAFSTYKTLSGEKKAAFLDAIADEILALGDELVKTAMAESSLPEGRIVGERGRTMGQLKLFASLLREGSWVDAVIDPALPERQPLPRTDLRKMLVPVGPVVVFTASNFPLAFSTAGGDTASALAAGNPVIVKAHEAHLKTNELGGEAINKAAEKTGMPDGVFSYLVGKSYELGLSLVKHPSVKSVAFTGSQGGGMALYKAAMEREEPIPVFAEMGSINPVVILPNKLASETEALAKTMAGSVTLGVGQFCTNPGLLIALESEALSTFISSLGKEIEQIVPGTMLYQNVANGYQKGKETTLSQKGVKAEGVSSTAPTNDLAGVPTVASVEAADFLANPNLQHEVFGPFSLVVTCKGKEQLEEVVDALKGQLTATIMHAGADLETYGSVVEKAGAKVGRLIFNGVPTGVEVCHAMQHGGPFPASTDSRFTSVGTDAIKRFARPLCFQDCPEDFLPAELKSSNSNSIWRRVNGALTKDTIA; this is translated from the coding sequence ATGATACATGGCAAAAATAGGATTGGCTTCGAATTGTCAGGAATAAAAACTCAAGCAACGGATACCATACAGGTAGAAGGGGCGGAATTTTTCCCAGCTACGAGCACTGACATCTCGCTGGCCATTGAAAAATCGACCAAAGCATTTTCCACCTACAAAACCTTAAGTGGCGAGAAAAAAGCGGCGTTCTTAGATGCGATCGCCGATGAAATCTTGGCCCTGGGGGATGAATTGGTAAAAACTGCTATGGCAGAATCTTCTTTGCCAGAAGGCAGAATAGTAGGGGAAAGAGGCAGGACTATGGGGCAACTGAAATTATTTGCCAGCCTGCTGCGCGAAGGATCATGGGTAGATGCCGTAATCGACCCTGCACTGCCAGAAAGGCAACCTTTGCCAAGAACCGACCTCAGAAAAATGTTGGTACCTGTCGGTCCAGTGGTCGTTTTCACTGCTAGCAATTTCCCTTTGGCGTTCTCAACCGCAGGTGGCGACACCGCTTCGGCGCTTGCTGCGGGAAACCCCGTGATTGTAAAAGCACATGAAGCCCACCTCAAAACCAACGAGCTCGGTGGAGAGGCGATCAACAAAGCCGCTGAAAAAACAGGCATGCCCGACGGGGTTTTCTCTTATTTGGTAGGAAAAAGCTACGAATTAGGACTTAGCCTCGTGAAACACCCTTCGGTAAAATCGGTAGCATTTACCGGTTCGCAAGGCGGAGGCATGGCTTTGTACAAGGCAGCAATGGAAAGGGAAGAGCCTATTCCAGTATTTGCCGAAATGGGGAGCATCAATCCTGTTGTGATTTTACCAAACAAATTGGCTTCAGAAACGGAGGCGCTTGCCAAAACGATGGCTGGCTCGGTTACGTTGGGCGTAGGCCAGTTTTGTACCAACCCTGGCCTGCTCATCGCCCTAGAAAGCGAAGCATTGAGCACGTTCATTTCAAGCTTGGGCAAAGAAATAGAGCAAATAGTACCGGGAACTATGTTGTACCAAAACGTGGCCAACGGATACCAAAAAGGCAAGGAAACTACCTTGTCACAAAAAGGGGTAAAAGCCGAAGGGGTAAGCTCAACAGCGCCTACCAATGACTTGGCGGGAGTTCCTACCGTAGCATCGGTAGAGGCAGCGGATTTCTTGGCAAACCCGAATTTGCAACACGAGGTATTTGGCCCATTTTCTTTGGTAGTCACTTGCAAAGGAAAAGAGCAGTTGGAAGAAGTTGTAGATGCGCTGAAAGGGCAGTTGACCGCTACGATTATGCACGCTGGCGCTGACCTTGAAACATACGGCTCAGTAGTGGAAAAAGCAGGTGCAAAAGTAGGCCGATTGATATTCAACGGCGTGCCCACAGGAGTGGAAGTTTGCCACGCCATGCAGCATGGCGGTCCTTTCCCAGCAAGTACCGACAGCCGCTTTACATCGGTAGGCACTGATGCGATCAAAAGATTTGCCCGCCCATTATGTTTCCAAGATTGCCCCGAAGATTTTCTGCCAGCAGAATTGAAAAGTAGCAATTCTAACAGCATTTGGAGAAGGGTAAATGGAGCGCTCACAAAAGATACAATTGCATAA
- a CDS encoding DPP IV N-terminal domain-containing protein, with product MKKRVSALYQIITSTFILLLPFATYSQTNDPSLLSLDRIFTQYEFSSGYFGPARWIDEGNGYTTVERSAGGGQDIVRYNTETGEKEILIPATLLVPSGSASPLRISNYEWSGDKSKLLIYTNTARVWRTNTKGDYWVLDLASKKLQKLGGKEAKPSTLMFAKFSPQADRVAYVREHNLFVEELASGKITQLTFDGTVDIINGTFDWVYEEEFQIQDGFRWSPDGTSIAFWQLDATDIKDFLMINNTDSIYSYTIPVQYPKAGEDNSACKMGVVSAKGGETVWMNVPGDPKNNYIPRMMWAPDSKAILIQRMNRYQNTNQIMQCNAATGEVKTIFTDKEENAWLEVVNDWIWMEDGKSFTWVSEKDGWRHVYLISADGQTEKLITPGEFDIISIEKIDTKKGWLYYIASPTNPTQRYLFRSKLNGKGKPERLSPEDQPGTHGYTISPDGKWAFHNFSSMGVPTTTSLIKLPDHSVQRVLVENKELKDKVTALKQKPTEFFRVDIGEGVELDAYMIKPFDFDPAKKYPVLFHVYGEPWNQTVLDSWGGATYLWHLMLAQQGYIVMSIDNRGTPAPRGREWRKIVYGAIGVLASADQANGVKEIIKKYDFVDGDRIGIWGWSGGGAMTLNAMFRYPEVYKMGMSVAPVTNQRFYDNIYQERYMGLPSENVEGYKNGSPITFAKNLKGNLLLMHGTGDDNVHYQNSEALINELIKYNKIFTMMPYPNRSHGIYEGENTSRHVREMLTWYLKNNL from the coding sequence ATGAAAAAAAGAGTATCAGCACTTTACCAGATTATTACTTCAACCTTCATCCTTTTATTACCATTTGCTACCTACTCACAAACCAACGATCCATCCTTGCTCAGCTTGGATAGGATTTTCACCCAATACGAATTTTCCTCCGGCTATTTCGGTCCTGCAAGGTGGATAGACGAAGGAAATGGCTACACGACCGTGGAGCGTTCCGCAGGCGGAGGGCAAGATATTGTCCGCTACAACACGGAAACAGGCGAGAAGGAAATTCTGATTCCCGCTACCCTACTTGTTCCTTCGGGAAGTGCTAGCCCTTTGCGCATCAGCAACTACGAGTGGTCAGGTGACAAATCGAAACTGTTGATTTACACCAACACCGCAAGGGTTTGGCGAACCAATACCAAAGGCGATTATTGGGTATTGGATTTGGCAAGCAAAAAACTTCAGAAATTGGGCGGCAAGGAAGCAAAGCCTTCTACCTTGATGTTTGCCAAGTTTTCCCCTCAAGCCGACCGCGTGGCTTACGTGAGGGAGCACAATCTTTTTGTAGAAGAACTCGCTTCTGGAAAAATCACCCAACTTACGTTTGATGGCACGGTCGATATCATCAACGGTACGTTCGACTGGGTGTACGAAGAAGAATTTCAAATCCAAGACGGTTTCCGTTGGAGTCCTGACGGAACTTCCATCGCCTTTTGGCAACTAGACGCCACAGACATCAAAGATTTCTTGATGATCAACAATACCGATTCTATTTATTCTTACACCATTCCCGTCCAATACCCCAAAGCTGGAGAAGACAATTCGGCCTGCAAAATGGGCGTGGTAAGCGCCAAAGGGGGCGAAACGGTGTGGATGAACGTTCCGGGCGATCCGAAAAACAACTACATCCCCCGCATGATGTGGGCACCTGATTCCAAAGCTATTTTGATCCAGCGCATGAACAGGTACCAAAACACCAACCAAATTATGCAATGCAACGCTGCTACGGGAGAGGTAAAAACCATTTTCACAGACAAAGAAGAAAATGCTTGGCTCGAAGTGGTGAACGATTGGATTTGGATGGAAGATGGCAAAAGCTTCACTTGGGTAAGCGAAAAAGACGGTTGGAGGCACGTGTACCTCATCAGCGCCGATGGGCAAACCGAAAAGTTGATTACTCCGGGGGAATTTGACATCATCAGCATAGAAAAAATTGACACGAAAAAAGGCTGGTTGTATTACATCGCTTCTCCCACTAATCCTACTCAGCGGTACTTATTCCGAAGTAAATTGAACGGGAAAGGCAAACCTGAAAGATTGAGCCCAGAAGACCAACCCGGCACGCACGGCTACACCATTTCCCCTGATGGAAAATGGGCGTTCCACAACTTTTCTTCCATGGGCGTTCCGACTACCACTTCGCTCATCAAACTTCCCGACCATTCCGTTCAGCGAGTTTTGGTGGAAAACAAGGAGTTGAAAGACAAAGTAACAGCCTTAAAACAGAAACCAACCGAGTTTTTCCGAGTAGATATCGGCGAAGGCGTGGAGCTGGATGCGTATATGATCAAGCCTTTTGACTTCGATCCTGCAAAAAAATACCCTGTACTTTTCCATGTGTATGGCGAGCCTTGGAACCAAACGGTGCTGGATAGTTGGGGCGGTGCAACCTATTTGTGGCACTTGATGCTTGCCCAACAAGGCTACATCGTGATGAGCATCGATAACCGTGGCACACCAGCGCCTCGCGGCAGGGAATGGAGAAAGATTGTCTACGGAGCAATCGGAGTGCTCGCTTCGGCCGACCAAGCAAATGGAGTGAAGGAAATCATCAAAAAATATGATTTTGTGGATGGTGACAGGATTGGAATTTGGGGATGGAGTGGCGGAGGAGCGATGACGCTCAACGCCATGTTCAGGTATCCTGAAGTATACAAAATGGGCATGTCTGTCGCACCGGTCACCAACCAACGCTTCTACGACAATATTTACCAAGAGCGCTACATGGGCTTGCCTTCGGAAAACGTAGAAGGCTACAAAAACGGTTCTCCCATCACTTTTGCCAAGAACCTAAAAGGAAACCTGCTACTGATGCACGGAACGGGTGACGATAATGTGCATTACCAAAACTCGGAAGCCTTGATAAACGAGCTCATCAAGTACAACAAGATTTTCACCATGATGCCCTACCCCAACCGTTCGCACGGCATCTACGAAGGGGAAAATACATCGAGGCACGTACGGGAAATGCTGACTTGGTATTTGAAAAATAACCTTTAG
- a CDS encoding FAD-dependent oxidoreductase: MASKKTVIIGGGVIGICSAYYLNKKGFEVTVLDQNDFQDSASFGNAGMVVPSHFIPMAAPGMIALGMKWMFNPESPFHIKPRLNKELFSWGWKFYKAATPHRVKQAIPVLKDLNLTSKKLFEEIATDESLDFAFQKKGLMMYCKTEAALHEEKELATEANKIGIKAEVLGKEEAQSIDSGLELDIHGAIYFPMDAFLTPHLFLNGLKEKLEQKGVTFLANTQVTGFETNGQKITTAQTSAGAIEADEFVIASGSWSSSMLKGLNISMPLMAGKGYSFVIPEPKAKPEICSILTEARVAVTPMAHGLRIAGTMELAGIDLSINKRRLEGIYKSIPKYFPQFSADDFRDIEVWSGLRPCSPDGIPYIGRFQKYPNLIAATGHSMMGLSLGPVTGKIVAQLVANEKQDVESKLLAVDRYN; encoded by the coding sequence ATGGCCAGCAAAAAAACAGTAATCATCGGAGGTGGAGTAATCGGCATCTGCTCTGCCTATTACCTCAATAAGAAAGGGTTTGAAGTAACGGTACTAGACCAAAACGACTTTCAGGACAGCGCCTCTTTTGGCAATGCGGGAATGGTCGTTCCCAGCCATTTTATCCCGATGGCCGCCCCTGGCATGATCGCCTTGGGCATGAAATGGATGTTTAATCCCGAAAGCCCTTTCCACATCAAACCTCGCCTCAACAAAGAATTGTTTTCTTGGGGCTGGAAATTCTACAAAGCAGCGACTCCACATAGGGTAAAACAAGCGATACCCGTCCTCAAAGACCTTAACCTAACAAGCAAAAAGCTTTTTGAAGAAATAGCTACTGACGAATCATTGGATTTTGCCTTCCAAAAGAAAGGCTTGATGATGTACTGCAAAACCGAAGCAGCACTTCACGAAGAAAAAGAACTAGCAACAGAAGCCAATAAAATTGGAATAAAGGCGGAAGTATTGGGAAAAGAAGAAGCCCAATCCATCGACTCGGGGTTGGAACTTGATATTCATGGAGCTATTTATTTCCCCATGGACGCTTTCCTCACTCCTCACCTATTTTTGAATGGATTGAAAGAAAAGTTGGAACAAAAAGGGGTAACGTTTTTGGCAAACACCCAAGTCACAGGCTTCGAAACAAACGGACAAAAAATAACGACTGCACAAACTTCAGCAGGAGCAATAGAAGCCGATGAGTTCGTCATCGCTTCTGGCTCTTGGTCGAGTTCCATGCTCAAAGGCTTGAACATTTCTATGCCGCTGATGGCAGGCAAAGGGTACAGTTTTGTGATTCCCGAGCCCAAAGCCAAACCGGAAATTTGTTCCATCCTCACCGAAGCAAGAGTTGCGGTCACGCCAATGGCGCATGGCCTCCGCATTGCGGGCACCATGGAGCTCGCCGGGATTGATTTAAGCATCAATAAAAGAAGATTAGAAGGGATTTATAAATCAATTCCCAAGTATTTTCCCCAATTTAGTGCAGATGATTTTAGGGACATCGAAGTATGGTCGGGGTTGCGTCCCTGCTCGCCAGACGGCATTCCTTACATAGGTAGGTTCCAGAAATATCCGAACCTCATTGCCGCTACGGGGCACTCTATGATGGGGCTGAGCCTTGGGCCCGTTACGGGGAAAATTGTTGCCCAACTAGTCGCCAACGAAAAGCAAGATGTAGAAAGTAAATTATTAGCCGTAGATCGGTATAACTAA